In a single window of the Deinococcus aerolatus genome:
- a CDS encoding aldo/keto reductase, which translates to MHMRNLGATGLGVSEIGYGAWGIGADMWKGAQDDESLQALRRYLELGGNFIDTAMGYGDGHSERLVGQAARDYPGTVVATKISPKNGQWPAQPGVPASEAFPAEHVIAMTEASLERLGLPRIDVQQFHVWNDAWLGQGDWQDAVTQLKRDGKIGHFGISINDHQPDNAVKAVEAGVVETVQVIYNVFDQSPQDRLLDACLANGVGVIVRVALDEGSLTGNITAGTEFPEGDWRNRYFGGNRKAELQPRLRAIESDLGINSSQLAETSLRFVLSHRAVSTVIVGMRSVRNVERNVAIANGQALPAEDVARLYAHRWDRNWYEAAE; encoded by the coding sequence ATGCATATGCGGAATCTGGGGGCCACCGGCCTGGGCGTCAGCGAGATCGGTTACGGGGCGTGGGGCATCGGCGCGGACATGTGGAAGGGCGCGCAGGACGACGAGAGTCTGCAGGCGCTGCGCCGCTACCTGGAACTGGGCGGCAACTTCATCGACACGGCCATGGGCTACGGCGACGGCCACAGCGAGCGGCTGGTGGGACAGGCAGCCCGCGACTATCCCGGCACAGTAGTGGCCACCAAGATCAGCCCCAAGAACGGACAGTGGCCCGCACAACCCGGCGTCCCGGCGAGCGAGGCGTTTCCCGCCGAACACGTCATCGCCATGACCGAGGCCAGCCTGGAGCGGCTGGGCCTGCCCCGCATCGACGTGCAGCAGTTTCACGTCTGGAACGACGCGTGGCTGGGGCAGGGCGACTGGCAGGACGCGGTCACGCAGCTCAAGCGCGACGGCAAGATCGGCCACTTCGGCATCAGCATCAACGACCACCAGCCGGACAATGCCGTGAAAGCGGTGGAGGCGGGCGTGGTGGAAACCGTGCAGGTGATCTACAACGTCTTTGACCAGTCGCCGCAGGACCGGCTGCTGGACGCCTGCCTCGCCAACGGGGTGGGCGTGATCGTGCGCGTGGCGCTGGACGAGGGCAGTCTGACCGGCAATATCACCGCCGGCACGGAATTTCCCGAGGGAGACTGGCGCAACCGTTACTTCGGCGGCAACCGCAAGGCGGAACTGCAGCCGCGTTTGCGGGCCATTGAGAGCGATCTGGGCATCAACAGTTCGCAACTGGCCGAGACCTCGCTACGCTTCGTGCTGAGCCACCGCGCCGTCAGCACCGTGATCGTGGGCATGCGCAGCGTCCGCAACGTGGAGCGCAATGTGGCGATTGCCAACGGCCAGGCGCTGCCCGCAGAGGACGTCGCCCGCCTGTACGCCCACCGCTGGGACCGCAACTGGTACGAGGCGGCCGAGTAA
- a CDS encoding ABC transporter ATP-binding protein produces the protein MSAPTPAETETAALELRDLHKWFAGRAAVSGLSLRVRPGELYALLGPNGAGKTTTIRMIAGLTRPDGGAALIYGHSVQHDAQAAKQLLAYLPDDPLLYGKLSAPEYLEFVAGLWGMDAAQAAPEAERLLKWLNLWDHRQERVEGFSRGMKQKLALAGALIHRPRLMLLDEPLTGLDAAASRQVKDALRQYVDGGGAVVLTTHILEIAERMAERIGIIAGGQLIAEGTPAQLLARTGTGTLEDAFLLLTGLDAPQAEVVAGL, from the coding sequence ATGTCCGCGCCCACCCCCGCCGAAACCGAGACCGCCGCCCTCGAGCTGCGGGACCTGCACAAATGGTTTGCAGGCCGGGCAGCCGTCTCGGGCCTGAGTCTGCGGGTGCGTCCCGGCGAGCTGTACGCGCTGCTCGGCCCCAACGGGGCGGGGAAAACCACCACCATCCGCATGATCGCGGGCCTGACGCGGCCCGATGGCGGCGCGGCGCTGATCTACGGCCACAGTGTTCAGCACGACGCCCAGGCCGCGAAGCAGCTTCTGGCCTACCTGCCCGACGATCCGCTGCTGTACGGCAAGCTCAGCGCGCCGGAGTACCTGGAATTCGTGGCTGGCCTGTGGGGCATGGACGCCGCGCAGGCCGCGCCCGAGGCCGAACGTCTGCTGAAGTGGCTGAACCTGTGGGACCACCGTCAGGAGCGGGTGGAGGGCTTCTCGCGCGGCATGAAGCAGAAACTGGCGCTGGCCGGGGCGCTGATCCACCGCCCACGCCTGATGCTGCTGGACGAGCCCCTGACCGGGCTGGACGCCGCAGCCTCGCGGCAGGTCAAGGACGCGCTGCGCCAGTACGTCGACGGCGGCGGCGCGGTGGTGCTGACCACCCACATCCTGGAAATCGCCGAACGCATGGCCGAACGCATCGGCATCATCGCGGGCGGACAGCTGATTGCCGAGGGCACGCCTGCGCAGCTGCTGGCCCGCACCGGCACCGGCACGCTGGAAGACGCTTTCCTGTTGCTAACTGGCCTGGACGCCCCGCAGGCCGAGGTGGTGGCGGGGCTGTGA
- a CDS encoding FecR family protein encodes MVPALFSRPTPQRRVSLTLLTLGSLAGAQAPAEAGVTASPTLQQAQGRVELLGPGGIWRASTTPTEVTTRLRTGTGRAVVQPGRQGQVVIGSTSELRRYRDEADLLSGRFFLMGPVAVHVVGHHVVMGGAGQFRVDLSAPEKRVAVIAGRLRISLRGRTIDVAAGQQIALGSGVITVFREDDAWYAAQYKGMGEATVEATRGSVTVREQEAARVAVVGDDLQPGAALNTGADAWAEIGFAGGGYLRLNAQSELSVVSIERTSQGREVQLRLVRGTAWNVVERGQGGYRIDTPVVSTAVRGTVFRVDAGGLVKVFDGQVALPGRPDQTLGQGRQLGAGGQVAALQPDAVDRFNIAQDAARAQRLTLQLDLPGRSLQELALAARSLPDAQVTLTVAGQTVSLAGENGTFRLERLQETLPEGGYVVSVRAQRYGQTLERRQTVTVDRTPPRVEDLTVRREGRVLTLAGAVVDAGSPRVLLSVEVGGQSFTRSVDTQSMDTGVDGRFSWAVPLAEAGAAVTLTLQDEADNRSHVRLP; translated from the coding sequence ATGGTGCCCGCCCTTTTCTCCCGCCCCACGCCCCAGCGCCGCGTCTCCCTGACGCTGTTGACTCTGGGCAGTCTGGCCGGCGCTCAGGCCCCCGCGGAAGCTGGGGTGACCGCGTCGCCCACCCTGCAGCAGGCGCAGGGCCGGGTGGAGCTTCTGGGGCCGGGCGGCATATGGCGGGCCTCCACCACCCCCACCGAGGTCACCACCCGGCTGCGCACCGGCACCGGCCGGGCCGTGGTGCAGCCGGGCCGTCAGGGCCAGGTGGTGATCGGCAGCACGTCCGAGTTGCGGCGCTACCGCGACGAGGCGGACCTGCTGTCCGGGCGGTTCTTCCTTATGGGGCCGGTGGCGGTGCATGTTGTGGGGCACCATGTGGTGATGGGCGGCGCGGGGCAGTTCCGGGTTGACCTCAGCGCCCCCGAGAAGCGCGTGGCGGTCATCGCGGGACGCCTGCGGATCTCGCTGCGGGGCCGGACCATTGACGTGGCGGCGGGGCAGCAGATCGCTCTGGGCAGCGGCGTGATCACGGTCTTCCGCGAGGATGACGCGTGGTACGCCGCCCAGTACAAAGGGATGGGTGAGGCAACCGTGGAGGCCACGCGCGGGTCGGTGACGGTGCGGGAGCAGGAAGCCGCACGCGTGGCGGTGGTCGGTGACGATCTGCAACCCGGCGCGGCGCTGAACACCGGGGCCGACGCCTGGGCCGAGATAGGGTTCGCGGGCGGCGGATACCTGCGCCTGAACGCCCAGAGTGAACTGAGCGTGGTGAGCATTGAGCGCACCAGCCAGGGCCGGGAGGTGCAGCTGCGGCTGGTGCGCGGCACCGCCTGGAATGTGGTGGAAAGAGGACAGGGCGGTTACCGCATCGACACGCCGGTGGTCAGCACGGCGGTCCGGGGCACCGTCTTCCGGGTGGATGCCGGCGGCCTGGTCAAGGTGTTTGACGGCCAGGTGGCGCTGCCGGGCCGGCCGGATCAGACCCTGGGGCAGGGACGGCAGCTCGGCGCGGGTGGGCAGGTGGCCGCCCTGCAACCCGACGCCGTGGACCGGTTCAACATCGCGCAGGATGCGGCGCGGGCGCAGCGCCTGACCTTGCAGCTGGACCTGCCGGGCCGCAGCCTGCAGGAGCTGGCCCTGGCCGCCCGCAGCCTTCCGGACGCGCAGGTCACCCTGACGGTGGCCGGACAGACCGTGTCGCTGGCCGGTGAGAACGGCACCTTCCGGCTGGAGCGCCTGCAGGAGACCCTGCCCGAGGGCGGATATGTCGTGAGCGTCCGGGCGCAGCGCTACGGGCAGACGCTGGAGCGCCGCCAGACCGTGACAGTGGACCGCACCCCCCCGAGGGTCGAGGATCTGACGGTCCGGCGTGAGGGCCGCGTCCTGACGCTAGCCGGCGCGGTGGTGGACGCCGGTTCCCCGCGTGTTCTCCTGAGCGTCGAGGTGGGGGGACAGAGCTTCACCCGCTCTGTGGACACCCAGTCTATGGACACTGGTGTGGATGGACGGTTTTCCTGGGCCGTGCCGCTGGCGGAGGCCGGGGCGGCGGTCACGCTGACCCTGCAGGACGAGGCAGACAACCGGAGCCATGTCCGGCTTCCGTGA
- a CDS encoding Ig-like domain-containing protein has translation MFRRPATIALALTSSIAIMACNPAPTPQPAATVTGVTVTATPATIKVNETTTVKAVATGTNSPAQTFTFKSSNDAVATVTAAGLVTGKSVGTADITATSTVNTTKFAVITIKVEAADTTPGLTTAKVNFQTAAATTPVGYTANTGAAYTAASMTGWVTEASAGTATPVPLDLTNNARNRVVDGTNVVAGGDARQYTQIQMQCGSPTTGNTCNAPATNDPGAFEYKVVNGKYNVTVSVGDADKRNLNSSHTINVEGTNAISKFVPTLAGQFKSATVMVTVADGKLTIDAKGGQNTKLNYVDIVPAN, from the coding sequence ATGTTCCGCCGTCCCGCCACCATTGCCCTGGCCCTGACCTCCTCGATCGCCATCATGGCCTGCAACCCGGCTCCCACACCCCAGCCTGCGGCCACCGTGACCGGCGTGACTGTTACTGCTACGCCCGCCACCATCAAAGTTAATGAGACCACCACGGTAAAAGCGGTGGCCACTGGCACCAACAGCCCTGCCCAGACTTTTACCTTCAAGAGCAGCAACGATGCCGTAGCTACTGTGACTGCCGCCGGCTTGGTGACTGGTAAGTCCGTGGGCACGGCTGACATCACTGCCACCTCGACCGTGAACACCACCAAGTTCGCAGTGATCACGATTAAGGTCGAGGCTGCTGACACTACCCCCGGCCTGACCACCGCCAAGGTCAACTTCCAGACAGCTGCTGCGACGACCCCTGTAGGTTACACGGCCAACACGGGCGCGGCCTACACGGCGGCCAGCATGACCGGCTGGGTGACGGAAGCAAGCGCGGGTACGGCGACTCCTGTGCCGCTCGACCTGACCAACAACGCCCGCAACCGCGTTGTCGACGGCACCAACGTCGTTGCTGGTGGGGACGCCCGCCAATACACCCAGATCCAGATGCAGTGCGGATCCCCCACGACTGGCAATACCTGCAATGCCCCAGCCACCAATGATCCCGGCGCGTTCGAGTACAAGGTGGTCAACGGCAAGTACAACGTGACTGTCAGTGTCGGTGACGCCGACAAGCGCAACCTGAACAGCTCGCACACCATCAACGTCGAAGGCACGAACGCGATCAGCAAATTCGTTCCGACACTTGCTGGACAGTTTAAGTCCGCCACTGTCATGGTGACGGTTGCAGATGGCAAGCTCACCATTGACGCCAAGGGCGGCCAGAATACCAAGTTGAATTACGTGGATATCGTTCCCGCAAACTAA
- a CDS encoding HpcH/HpaI aldolase/citrate lyase family protein, whose protein sequence is MPAPTLRPRSMLFAPGNRADLIAKLPRSAPDAVVIDLEDAIPGTAEAKAAARPVARDAARDLIAAAPHLAVFLRVNAPHSPYFADDLAVLTPELAGVVVPKLESAADVHRVVEAFRAHNLTLPILAGLETGAGVWNALEILREEAVTLAYFGAEDYTTDLGGRRTAGNQEVLYARSRVALAARLAGVPALDIVVTALNDEAAFRADAEQGRALGYAGKLCIHPAQVALAHDLFGATPAEAARARALLDAAHTAAARGHGAFSFEGQMVDEPMLTAARAVLAQLSEAEHE, encoded by the coding sequence ATGCCTGCGCCTACCCTGCGGCCCCGTTCCATGCTGTTCGCGCCCGGCAACCGCGCCGATCTGATTGCCAAGCTGCCGCGCAGCGCCCCCGACGCGGTGGTGATTGACCTGGAAGACGCCATTCCCGGCACAGCGGAAGCCAAGGCCGCCGCCCGGCCGGTTGCCCGCGACGCCGCCCGTGACCTGATCGCCGCCGCGCCGCATCTGGCGGTATTCCTGCGTGTCAACGCCCCGCACTCGCCGTATTTTGCCGACGATCTGGCGGTCCTGACCCCCGAACTGGCAGGTGTGGTGGTGCCCAAACTGGAATCGGCGGCAGATGTCCACCGCGTTGTCGAGGCATTCAGGGCGCACAACCTCACCCTGCCCATCCTGGCCGGGCTGGAAACCGGGGCGGGGGTGTGGAACGCGCTGGAGATCCTGCGCGAGGAGGCAGTGACGCTGGCGTACTTCGGCGCGGAGGACTACACGACGGACCTGGGGGGACGGCGCACGGCGGGCAACCAGGAGGTGCTGTACGCCCGCTCACGGGTGGCGCTGGCGGCGCGGCTGGCTGGCGTACCGGCGCTGGATATCGTGGTCACGGCCCTGAACGACGAGGCTGCCTTCCGTGCCGACGCTGAGCAGGGCCGCGCCCTGGGCTACGCGGGTAAACTGTGCATCCACCCGGCGCAGGTGGCGCTGGCCCACGATCTCTTCGGCGCCACGCCTGCCGAAGCGGCCCGCGCCCGCGCCCTGCTGGACGCCGCGCACACGGCTGCCGCACGCGGCCACGGGGCCTTCAGCTTCGAGGGCCAGATGGTGGACGAACCCATGCTGACTGCTGCCCGCGCTGTGCTGGCGCAACTTTCGGAGGCCGAACATGAATGA
- a CDS encoding MDR family MFS transporter, with amino-acid sequence MTPPTTTAPASPNQAALDQARKLATVGLILGVFLNALESSVVASAMPSVIQDLNGQAFYALPFAAYLLTSTVSSPLWGRGSDIVGRKKLYLTGMALFLLGSVLCGAAQNMGWLIGARALQGLGAGALLSIALTIIGELYTLEQRGRVQALFSGVWGISGLVGPLLGGWLTETWSWRWTFFVSLPFGVAAFFMVSRYLRQSGVRRQTQLDWGGAALFTAGSALLIWGLELKNWGAAAAGVLILAGALWVESRHASPLLPMSALRDQIPRVAFVANLLAGAAYFGVIAYLPLYAQGVTGRGATAAGAILTPALVGWTLASILAAQLMRRIPLARISQLGFAVLVVVFAALTFTVHAPLWVTSALGFVVGSGMGFSMLTLLLSAQGAADKGELGAVTSGVLFARQMGGALGVTVMALLIGEAAIASGGTALAEGLRSAYFLALGLVAVALVFTLTLKVTPLALEGEAQSTVP; translated from the coding sequence GTGACCCCGCCCACCACGACTGCTCCCGCTTCACCGAATCAGGCCGCGCTGGATCAGGCCCGCAAGCTGGCCACCGTGGGCCTGATCCTGGGCGTCTTCCTGAATGCGCTGGAATCCAGCGTGGTGGCCAGCGCCATGCCCAGCGTGATTCAGGACCTCAACGGGCAGGCGTTCTACGCGCTGCCCTTTGCCGCCTACCTGTTGACCAGCACCGTCTCCAGTCCGCTGTGGGGCCGGGGTTCGGACATTGTGGGCCGCAAGAAGCTGTACCTGACGGGGATGGCACTTTTTCTACTGGGCAGCGTGCTGTGCGGCGCGGCGCAGAATATGGGCTGGCTGATTGGCGCGCGCGCGTTGCAGGGACTGGGTGCGGGGGCGCTGCTGTCCATCGCGCTGACCATCATCGGCGAGCTGTACACCCTGGAACAGCGTGGGCGGGTGCAGGCGCTGTTCAGTGGGGTCTGGGGCATCAGCGGTCTGGTGGGGCCGCTGCTGGGCGGCTGGCTCACCGAAACGTGGTCGTGGCGCTGGACCTTCTTCGTGTCGTTGCCTTTCGGGGTGGCCGCCTTTTTCATGGTGTCGCGCTACCTGCGGCAGTCGGGCGTGCGGCGCCAGACGCAGCTGGACTGGGGGGGCGCGGCGCTGTTCACGGCGGGCAGCGCCCTGCTGATCTGGGGCCTGGAGCTGAAAAACTGGGGGGCGGCTGCCGCCGGCGTGCTGATCTTGGCCGGGGCGCTGTGGGTGGAAAGCCGCCACGCTTCGCCGCTGCTGCCCATGTCGGCGCTGCGTGACCAGATTCCGCGCGTGGCCTTTGTTGCCAATCTTCTGGCGGGCGCGGCCTACTTCGGCGTGATCGCCTATCTGCCGCTGTACGCCCAGGGCGTGACCGGCCGGGGCGCAACCGCAGCAGGCGCTATTCTGACTCCGGCGCTGGTGGGCTGGACACTGGCCAGCATCCTGGCCGCGCAACTGATGCGGCGCATTCCACTGGCCCGCATCTCGCAACTGGGATTCGCGGTGCTGGTGGTGGTCTTCGCCGCGCTGACCTTCACGGTCCACGCGCCGCTGTGGGTCACCTCCGCGCTGGGCTTTGTGGTCGGCTCCGGCATGGGCTTTTCCATGCTGACGCTGCTGCTCTCGGCACAGGGCGCGGCGGACAAGGGCGAGCTGGGGGCCGTCACCAGTGGTGTCCTGTTCGCCCGCCAGATGGGCGGGGCGCTGGGCGTGACCGTCATGGCCCTGCTGATCGGCGAGGCGGCCATCGCCAGCGGCGGCACGGCACTGGCCGAGGGCCTGCGGTCGGCATATTTCCTGGCACTGGGGCTGGTAGCAGTGGCGCTGGTGTTCACCCTGACGCTGAAGGTCACGCCCCTTGCCTTAGAAGGGGAGGCGCAGTCAACCGTGCCGTAA
- a CDS encoding MaoC family dehydratase: MNEDLNRPQGRYFEELTPGTVIRHRVTRTLTEADNVLFTTLTMNPQPLHLDHEYAAQTEFGQPLVNSLLTLSLLVGLSVHELTLGTLVANLGLTDVVFPKPVFHGDTIHAESEVLEARDSRSRPQQGLVTVEHRAINQRGEVVAQCKRTMLLQRRG; encoded by the coding sequence ATGAATGAAGACCTGAACCGCCCCCAGGGCCGGTATTTCGAGGAACTGACCCCCGGCACCGTGATCCGCCACCGCGTCACCCGCACGCTGACCGAGGCCGACAACGTGCTGTTCACCACCCTGACCATGAACCCTCAGCCGCTGCATCTGGACCACGAGTACGCTGCGCAGACCGAGTTCGGGCAGCCGCTGGTGAACAGCCTGCTGACCCTCAGTCTGCTGGTGGGCCTGAGCGTGCATGAGCTGACGCTGGGGACGCTGGTGGCAAACCTGGGGCTGACCGACGTGGTGTTCCCGAAGCCCGTATTTCACGGCGACACCATCCACGCCGAATCCGAGGTGCTGGAGGCGCGGGACAGCCGGTCGCGTCCGCAGCAGGGGCTGGTCACTGTGGAGCACCGCGCCATCAACCAGCGCGGCGAGGTGGTGGCGCAGTGCAAACGCACCATGCTGCTGCAGCGTCGAGGCTAG
- a CDS encoding CHASE2 domain-containing protein, which yields MSGFRELTPGHPGASRPMRRFTAPLAAVLAALLAWGQMENTLLWDALNRAFPSPPDGRVLVVGIDDATLRDYGRIGSWPRELYRQALDTLDEAGAAAVGIDVLLGDPEYNDAGLAAVFSRPGVVLATAPGEPAAVRPGWLAPIGVSALNLSRDGIVRSFQAAYPEPSAPGGLAPSLARQLAVAAGRPVPLDPQPRILRYSAPDPQRLPVVPFREVVNGTIRYGDFQNRVVLLGLTASGAGTAVRDVSGQLVSGVEMQARAVSTLLSPPFASLPLWAVMLAGALIAVVSVLAGGLWGFGLALLALALAVPYWLLNILLPGVTLSLCAILGSALVMLERWQAVRSTDLHDPLTGFGNRLAFTRAIEQRWQGRHKRPLGLLLVDLSGFRKVNAAYGQAAGDELLRELAGRIMQHKRQRDLIFRWGPDEFAVLLDNTPPVELMDLTRRLQLSLDGMTFRGSPLHASVGGASTNPEIATPTDLIEAASRSRYRIKYQREQWRE from the coding sequence ATGTCCGGCTTCCGTGAACTGACCCCCGGCCATCCCGGTGCCTCCCGCCCCATGCGGCGGTTCACTGCGCCGCTGGCGGCTGTGCTGGCAGCGCTGCTGGCCTGGGGGCAGATGGAGAACACCCTGCTGTGGGATGCCCTGAACCGCGCCTTTCCCAGCCCCCCGGACGGGCGGGTGCTGGTGGTGGGCATCGACGACGCCACACTCAGGGACTACGGCCGTATCGGCAGCTGGCCGCGCGAACTGTACCGTCAGGCCCTGGACACCCTGGACGAGGCCGGGGCGGCTGCCGTCGGCATCGACGTGCTGCTGGGCGATCCGGAGTACAACGATGCCGGGCTGGCCGCCGTGTTCAGCCGCCCTGGAGTGGTGCTGGCGACGGCCCCCGGCGAACCCGCTGCCGTCCGGCCTGGCTGGCTGGCCCCCATCGGCGTCAGCGCCCTGAACCTGAGCCGGGACGGCATTGTGCGCTCGTTTCAGGCGGCCTACCCTGAGCCGTCCGCGCCCGGTGGGCTGGCCCCCAGCCTCGCGCGGCAGCTGGCGGTGGCGGCGGGCCGCCCGGTTCCGCTGGACCCGCAGCCACGCATCCTGCGCTACAGCGCCCCGGACCCCCAGCGCCTGCCGGTGGTTCCCTTCCGCGAAGTGGTGAACGGCACCATCCGCTACGGCGACTTTCAGAACCGCGTGGTGCTGCTGGGCCTGACCGCCAGCGGCGCCGGAACAGCCGTGCGCGACGTCAGCGGGCAGCTGGTTTCCGGTGTGGAGATGCAGGCGCGGGCCGTGTCCACCCTGCTGAGCCCGCCGTTTGCCTCGCTGCCGCTGTGGGCCGTCATGCTGGCCGGGGCGCTGATTGCCGTGGTGTCGGTGCTGGCCGGCGGCCTGTGGGGCTTTGGTCTGGCGCTGCTGGCACTGGCACTGGCAGTGCCGTACTGGCTGCTCAACATCCTTTTGCCGGGAGTCACACTGTCGCTGTGCGCCATCCTGGGCAGCGCGCTGGTGATGCTGGAACGCTGGCAGGCGGTCCGCAGCACGGACCTGCACGATCCGCTGACCGGTTTTGGCAACCGGCTGGCGTTCACCCGCGCCATCGAGCAGCGCTGGCAGGGCCGCCACAAACGGCCCCTGGGCCTGTTGCTGGTGGACCTCAGCGGATTCCGCAAGGTGAACGCGGCGTACGGTCAGGCCGCCGGGGACGAGCTGCTGCGCGAGCTGGCCGGCCGCATCATGCAGCACAAACGGCAGCGTGACCTGATCTTCCGCTGGGGTCCGGACGAATTCGCCGTGCTGCTCGACAACACACCCCCGGTGGAACTGATGGACCTGACCCGCCGGTTGCAGCTGTCGCTGGACGGCATGACCTTCCGCGGTTCCCCCTTGCATGCCAGTGTCGGCGGGGCCAGCACCAATCCGGAAATTGCCACGCCCACCGACCTGATCGAGGCTGCCAGCCGCAGCCGCTACCGCATCAAGTACCAGCGCGAGCAGTGGCGCGAGTAG
- the abc-f gene encoding ribosomal protection-like ABC-F family protein: protein MLVAVQDAIKDYGPATVLSEVTFAVRGGDRIGLVGRNGAGKTTLLRLLTGQIQPDGGSVRRAPGVRVRSLQQDPVFDRGATVDSVLNAAFHDLDALEAELDEAARAMGAGTPESVLRHEEILEHYVRRGGFERRSRKDAVTLAFGFRGREGTLAESLSGGERTRLGLAALLVENPDVLLLDEPTNHLDIVMVEWLENFLSRYPGAVLVISHDRTFLDRVTNETAHLRGGTLRTYPGNYSTFRAALDAELEQQAARAVQDARQIASLQSSADRMKIWGLGMSKLARRAAAMQKRVDRMQARATAAPPPEQRSARITFHAPGSGDIVLDARHLTRRIPVEGGETRLLYEDVNVQVRRGERVAIIGRNGAGKTTLLRALLGLEPSDDPRARVLTGARVGVGYYDQALRGVSPDQTLYDVAREYVQKDPQAHDLLGTFMFPFDQHDKPARILSGGERARLALLKLAQEDRNLLVMDEPTNHLDMEMVEALEIALEDFDGTLLMVSHDRAFIEGLADRIWLIEDGHFYEYPGWEDYRAKHRSLAEREAEEEREAAQAEAKAAPRTAAPKGKGLWHLKREVEAIEADIARLETELEAAQAALNSASPDADFTALGRAAHDLEVALERKMEEWGEKGAEVEEKEG, encoded by the coding sequence GTGCTTGTTGCTGTCCAGGACGCCATCAAAGATTACGGTCCCGCGACCGTGCTCTCCGAGGTCACTTTTGCTGTTAGGGGCGGTGACCGCATCGGTCTGGTGGGGAGGAACGGGGCGGGCAAAACCACCCTGCTGCGTCTGCTGACCGGGCAGATCCAGCCGGATGGGGGCAGTGTGCGCCGCGCGCCGGGCGTGCGGGTGCGCTCGTTGCAGCAGGACCCGGTGTTCGACAGGGGCGCAACGGTAGACAGCGTACTGAACGCCGCGTTTCATGATCTGGATGCTCTGGAAGCCGAGCTGGACGAGGCCGCCCGTGCCATGGGAGCTGGAACGCCCGAGAGCGTGCTGCGCCACGAGGAGATTCTGGAGCATTACGTCCGGCGCGGAGGCTTCGAGCGCCGCAGCCGCAAGGACGCCGTGACGCTGGCCTTCGGGTTCCGGGGCCGTGAGGGCACGCTGGCCGAGAGCCTCAGCGGCGGCGAGCGCACCCGCCTGGGCCTCGCGGCGCTGCTGGTGGAAAACCCGGACGTACTGCTGCTTGACGAGCCCACCAACCACCTGGACATCGTGATGGTGGAGTGGCTGGAGAATTTCCTGAGCCGCTACCCCGGCGCGGTGCTGGTGATCAGCCACGACCGCACCTTCCTGGACCGCGTGACCAATGAGACCGCCCACCTGCGCGGCGGCACGCTGCGGACCTATCCCGGCAACTACAGCACCTTCCGCGCCGCGCTGGACGCCGAACTGGAGCAGCAGGCCGCCCGCGCCGTACAGGACGCCCGACAGATCGCGTCCTTGCAGAGCAGCGCCGACCGCATGAAGATCTGGGGCCTGGGCATGAGCAAACTGGCCCGGCGCGCGGCAGCCATGCAAAAACGCGTGGACCGCATGCAGGCCCGCGCCACCGCCGCCCCGCCCCCAGAGCAGCGCAGCGCCCGTATCACCTTTCACGCGCCGGGCAGCGGCGACATCGTGCTGGACGCCCGGCACCTGACCCGCCGCATTCCGGTCGAGGGCGGAGAAACCCGGTTGCTGTACGAGGACGTGAACGTGCAGGTGCGCCGGGGCGAGCGCGTCGCCATCATCGGGCGCAACGGGGCAGGCAAGACCACGCTGCTGCGGGCGCTGCTGGGCCTGGAGCCCAGCGACGACCCGCGCGCGCGGGTGCTGACCGGGGCGCGAGTGGGCGTGGGCTACTACGATCAGGCGCTGCGCGGCGTCTCGCCCGACCAGACCCTCTACGACGTGGCCCGCGAGTACGTCCAGAAAGACCCCCAGGCCCATGACCTGCTGGGCACCTTCATGTTTCCCTTCGATCAGCACGACAAACCCGCCCGCATCCTGTCCGGCGGCGAGCGGGCGCGACTGGCGCTGCTGAAGCTGGCGCAGGAGGACCGCAACCTGCTGGTGATGGACGAGCCGACCAATCACCTGGACATGGAGATGGTCGAGGCCCTGGAAATCGCCCTGGAGGACTTTGACGGCACGCTGCTGATGGTCAGCCACGACCGCGCCTTTATCGAGGGGCTGGCGGACCGCATCTGGCTGATCGAGGACGGCCACTTCTACGAGTACCCCGGCTGGGAGGACTACCGCGCCAAGCACCGCAGTCTGGCCGAACGGGAGGCCGAGGAAGAGCGGGAAGCGGCGCAGGCCGAGGCCAAGGCCGCTCCCAGAACCGCCGCTCCAAAGGGCAAGGGGCTGTGGCACCTGAAACGGGAAGTGGAGGCTATCGAGGCTGACATTGCCCGCCTGGAAACCGAATTGGAAGCGGCCCAGGCGGCCCTGAATAGCGCTTCCCCCGACGCCGACTTCACCGCGCTTGGCCGTGCGGCCCACGACCTGGAAGTGGCGTTGGAACGCAAGATGGAAGAGTGGGGCGAGAAGGGCGCGGAGGTTGAGGAGAAGGAAGGTTGA